Proteins encoded by one window of Lepeophtheirus salmonis chromosome 10, UVic_Lsal_1.4, whole genome shotgun sequence:
- the LOC139906459 gene encoding piggyBac transposable element-derived protein 4-like, with product MVGTVRKNKPELPPALLASKEREVFSSKFAFTPTTTLVSYLPKKNKNVVLLSTLHRDGSISDRDDRKPIIIMDYNRNKGGVDNLDMVIGAYSYRRMTARWPLAIFHNIIDVSSYNAFVIWREINPTWMSHKSHKRRVFLEQLGKALVAPLIERRKNVPRTEASAQIVKAFQSAGLPDRPDDQASTSTFKASKRKRCQFCPKEKDNKTNNTTCLKCNKYICKGCSLSYCSSCAQ from the coding sequence ATGGTTGGTACGGTTCGTAAAAACAAGCCTGAGCTCCCACCCGCACTGCTTGCATCAAAAGAGAGAGAAGTCTTCTCATCAAAATTTGCCTTCACACCCACTACCACTTTAGTTTCTTATTTacctaagaaaaacaaaaatgtagttCTTCTAAGCACACTGCACAGAGACGGAAGCATTAGTGATCGTGACGATAGAAAACCAATCATAATTATGGACTACAATCGAAACAAAGGAGGTGTGGACAATCTAGACATGGTAATTGGAGCATACAGCTATAGAAGGATGACTGCCCGCTGGCCCCTGGCCATCTTTCACAATATCATTGACGTTTCCTCTTACAATGCCTTTGTAATTTGGAGAGAGATCAATCCGACCTGGATGTCTCACAAGAGCCATAAGAGAAGAGTGTTCCTGGAACAGCTAGGAAAGGCACTTGTAGCTCCACTCattgaaagaaggaaaaacgtCCCCCGAACAGAGGCCTCAGCTCAGATTGTGAAAGCTTTTCAGAGTGCTGGACTTCCGGATCGACCTGATGATCAAGCCTCAACTTCTACTTTCAAAGCAAGCAAGAGAAAAAGATGCCAGTTTTGCCCTAAAGAGAAGGACAATAAGACGAATAATACAACATGtttaaaatgcaataaatacatatgcaaAGGCTGTTCCTTATCATACTGTTCATCATGTGCTCaatag